The following proteins are encoded in a genomic region of Gossypium hirsutum isolate 1008001.06 chromosome D05, Gossypium_hirsutum_v2.1, whole genome shotgun sequence:
- the LOC107907296 gene encoding EG45-like domain containing protein, which produces MGVFFDFAGEMPNQQRPWRLSLFIVFFLVATFFNPSLADVGTAAHYSPPYLPTACFGNDASQFPTNNLFAAAGDGIWDNGASCGRQYLVRCISAATPGTCNPSQTIQIRIVDRAETSVSRPSANGATIILSNTAFGAIANPSAASVNIEFQQV; this is translated from the exons ATGGGAGTCTTCTTTGATTTTGCAGGAGAAATGCCGAACCAGCAGCGTCCATGGCGTCTATCGCTGTTCATCGTCTTCTTCCTCGTAGCAACGTTCTTTAATCCGTCTTTGGCCGATGTTGGCACTGCTGCCCATTACAGCCCCCCATATCTTC CCACCGCCTGCTTCGGGAACGATGCTTCCCAGTTCCCGACGAACAACTTGTTCGCAGCGGCAGGGGATGGAATATGGGACAACGGAGCTTCCTGTGGACGGCAATACTTGGTGAGATGCATCAGTGCGGCTACCCCAGGAACTTGTAATCCAAGTCAAACCATTCAAATCAGGATAGTTGATCGAGCGGAGACATCGGTGTCTAGGCCTTCCGCCAATGGTGCTACCATTATTCTTTCCAATACTGCTTTCGGCGCCATTGCAAACCCCTCCGCCGCATCTGTTAACATCGAATTCCAACA GGTTTGA
- the LOC121217422 gene encoding boron transporter 4 — translation MENISPFKGIIKDVKGRSACYKQDWVSGFRSGYRILAPTTYIFFASALPVIAFGEQLSRDTDGALSPVETLASTALCGIIHSIVGGQPLLILGVAEPTIIMYTYLYNFCKARAELGKQLFLAWAAWVCVWTALLLILLAIFNACTIITRFTRIAGELFGMLITVLFIQEAIKGVVSEFNIPKGENPNLEKYQFHWLYTNGLLAVIFSFGLTITALKTRKARSWRYGTGWFRSFIAEYGVPLMVVCWTALSYTVPRKVNSGIPRRLFCPLLWEPESLPHWTVIKDMGNVPIEYIFAAIIPALMIAGLYFFDHSVASQLAQQKEFNLKYPSTYHYDVLLLGVMTLICGLLGLPPSNGVLPQSPMHTKSLSVLKKQLIRKKMVKSAKEGKLQHASNSEIYGRMQAVFIKMDQSPALAVDNELKNLKEAVMRGGDGDDDAKENFDPEKDIDAYLPVRVNEQRVSNLLQSLLVGLSLCALPVIKMIPTSVLWGYFAYMAIDSLPGNQFWERLLLLFITPSRRYKVFEGAHASFVESVPFKPILMFTLFQFVYLVICFGVTWIPIAGILFPLPFFLLITIREHIFPKFFHYEHLRELDAAEYEEKSGTPRRNFDLIREEQSTDSRSEGSEDDFYDAEILDEITTNRGELKLRSRSTKEERLYQVHPEEKAELNSSSNRF, via the exons ATGGAAAACATAAGTCCATTCAAGGGGATAATCAAAGACGTCAAGGGAAGAAGTGCATGCTACAAGCAAGATTGGGTCAGTGGATTTCGCTCAGGATATCG GATATTAGCTCCAACTACGTATATCTTCTTTGCTTCTGCTCTTCCTGTTATTGCCTTTGGTGAGCAATTGAGTCGAGATACAG ATGGTGCTCTTAGCCCAGTGGAAACATTGGCTTCCACAGCTCTTTGTGGAATCATTCACTCCATTGTAGGTGGGCAGCCTTTGTTGATTTTAGGTGTTGCAGAGCCAACAATTATAATGTACACTTATTTGTACAATTTCTGCAAAGCAAGGGCAGAGTTGGGCAAGCAACTCTTTTTGGCTTGGGCTGCATG gGTCTGTGTATGGACAGCTTTGCTGCTCATTCTTCTTGCTATATTCAATGCATGCACCATAATCACTAGGTTTACAAGAATTGCTGGAGAGCTTTTTGGCATGTTGATAACTGTTCTTTTCATTCAAGAGGCTATTAAG GGAGTGGTGAGTGAGTTCAATATTCCCAAAGGTGAAAATCCTAATCTGGAGAAATATCAGTTCCACTGGCTATATACAAACGGCTTGCTGGCAGTCATTTTCTCATTTGGGCTGACAATCACTGCTCTAAAGACGAGGAAGGCAAGATCATGGCGGTATGGAACAG GGTGGTTTCGAAGTTTTATTGCAGAATATGGAGTTCCCTTAATGGTCGTGTGTTGGACTGCATTGTCTTACACAGTACCAAGAAAAGTTAATTCTGGAATTCCCAGGAGGCTTTTCTGTCCACTTCTTTGGGAACCTGAATCATTACCTCATTGGACAGTGATAAAG GATATGGGAAATGTTCCAATAGAGTACATCTTTGCTGCCATTATACCAGCATTGATGATAGCAGGACTATACTTCTTTGATCATAGTGTTGCTTCACAGTTGGCGCAACAAAAGGAGTTTAACCTTAAATATCCATCGACTTACCATTATGATGTCTTGTTGCTAGGAGTAATG ACTTTAATTTGTGGGTTGCTGGGACTCCCTCCTTCAAATGGGGTCCTTCCACAATCTCCTATGCACACTAAGAGCCTTTCAGTTCTCAAGAAGCAG TTGATTCGgaaaaaaatggtaaaaagtgCCAAGGAGGGCAAGTTGCAACATGCAAGCAACTCAGAGATCTATGGAAGGATGCAAGCCGTGTTTATAAAAATGGACCAATCTCCTGCA CTTGCAGTTGATAATGAGTTGAAGAACTTGAAAGAGGCAGTAATGAGAGGtggtgatggtgatgatgatgcaaaagaaaattttgatcccGAGAAGGACATTGATGCTTATTTGCCAGTTAGAGTTAATGAGCAAAGAGTAAGCAACCTGTTGCAGTCACTCCTTGTTGGACTTTCGTTGTGTGCTCTGCCTGTAATAAAAATGATACCTACCTCGGTATTATGGGGATACTTTGCCTACATGGCCATTGATAGCCTCCCAGGGAACCAGTTCTGGGAAAGGTTATTGCTACTTTTCATCACTCCTAGCAGGCGCTACAA AGTTTTCGAAGGTGCTCATGCATCATTTGTGGAGTCAGTGCCTTTCAAACCCATTTTGATGTTTACACTGTTCCAATTTGTGTATCTCGTGATATGTTTTGGGGTAACATGGATACCTATAGCTGGAATATTGTTCCCACTGCCATTCTTCCTTCTCATCACCATCAGAGAGCACATCTTTCCAAAGTTTTTCCATTATGAACATCTTCGGGAACTCGATGCTGCTGAGTATGAAGAAAAATCCGGGACACCGCGAAGAAACTTTGATTTAATCAGG GAAGAGCAATCAACCGACTCACGCAGTGAAGGAAGTGAAGATGACTTTTATGATGCTGAGATATTAGATGAGATAACAACCAACAGAGGAGAGTTAAAACTTAGAAGTAGAAGCACGAAGGAAGAAAGGTTATATCAG GTTCATCCAGAAGAAAAGGCAGAACTCAACAGCAGCAGCAATAGGTTTTAG
- the LOC107907297 gene encoding glucan endo-1,3-beta-glucosidase: MTAVFILIGVLLQLFTATTGIGVNYGMTADNLPPPSVVANFLKTQTIFDSVKLFDANPDVLRAFANTGISVSVTIGNGDIPGLTNTVTARRWVADHISPFHPQTKIKYICVGTEVLFSKNDVWINNLVPAMRSLHYALNKAGFQDIKVTSAHALNIFRRDTIPSLMRFMVGYDQSFFAPLLQFHQRTKSPFMVNPYPYFSPDITRRLNYALFKPNSGIYDKYTKKNYTNMFDSILDSTYTAMKALGYGNVEIAIGETGWPTQGDATSPFATMENAISYNGHVIKEIVSGKGTPLMPNRTFETYMFALFNENQKPGPLVEKYWGMFNPDLTPIYDVGLLRRGQSAPTPATPAPSSSKNFCVPKVDVSNTQLQSNLDYACGQEGIDCTPIQPGGACYEPNTLRAHAAFAMNTYYRTKGESYFSCDFAGTGQITTVDPSYPNCRFV, from the exons ATGACTGCTGTCTTTATCCTCATCGGCGTACTTCTTCAACTCTTCACGGCCACCACTGGCATTGGAGTGAACTATGGCATGACTGCAGACAACCTTCCACCTCCATCTGTCGTTGCCAATTTCCTTAAAACCCAAACTATTTTCGACAGTGTCAAGTTGTTCGACGCTAATCCTGATGTCCTTCGAGCTTTTGCAAACACTGGAATTTCGGTTTCTGTCACGATTGGCAATGGGGATATTCCTGGTCTTACCAACACTGTTACGGCGCGAAGATGGGTTGCTGATCATATTAGCCCGTTTCATCCTCAAACGAAGATCAAATACATATGCGTTGGTACCGAAGTCTTGTTCTCGAAAAACGATGTTTGGATTAATAACCTTGTGCCGGCTATGCGGAGTCTTCATTATGCCTTGAATAAAGCTGGATTTCAAGACATTAAG GTCACGAGTGCTCATGCACTTAACATATTCCGACGGGATACGATACCAAGTTTGATGCGGTTCATGGTCGGTTATGATCAAAGTTTCTTTGCACCCTTACTCCAATTCCATCAACGGACCAAATCACCTTTCATGGTCAACCCCTATCCTTactttagcccggacataacGAGAAGATTGAATTATGCACTTTTCAAGCCAAACAGTGGAATCTATGACAAATATACTAAGAAAAATTACACCAATATGTTTGATTCTATCTTGGACTCGACTTATACTGCCATGAAAGCCCTTGGCTATGGAAATGTGGAGATTGCCATTGGTGAAACTGGTTGGCCGACACAAGGTGATGCCACCAGCCCTTTCGCCACTATGGAAAATGCAATTTCTTACAATGGGCATGTGATCAAGGAAATTGTTTCGGGCAAAGGAACACCTTTGATGCCGAACCGCACTTTCGAGACATATATGTTTGCATTGTTTAACGAGAATCAAAAACCAGGTCCATTGGTTGAGAAATACTGGGGAATGTTTAATCCCGACTTGACCCCTATTTATGATGTCGGGCTTCTACGAAGAGGGCAG TCGGCACCAACACCAGCAACTCCAGCACCATCATCCAGCAAGAATTTCTGTGTTCCGAAAGTCGATGTTAGCAACACTCAGCTGCAATCGAACCTGGATTATGCATGCGGTCAAGAAGGCATTGATTGCACACCGATTCAACCCGGAGGAGCATGCTATGAACCCAACACTCTCCGGGCTCATGCTGCCTTCGCGATGAATACTTACTATCGAACCAAAGGTGAGAGCTATTTCAGCTGCGATTTTGCCGGCACCGGTCAAATCACCACCGTCGATCCAA GTTATCCTAACTGCCGTTTCGTCTGA